A genomic region of Anas acuta chromosome 1, bAnaAcu1.1, whole genome shotgun sequence contains the following coding sequences:
- the NIT2 gene encoding omega-amidase NIT2 isoform X2, translated as MQPARGAMAHFRLALIQLHVSAVKSDNIQRACGLVREASAKGAKVVALPECFNSPYGTQYFKEYAEKIPGESTQKLSEVAKECSIYLVGGSIPEEDGGKLYNTCTVFGPDGAMLAKHRKIHLFDIDIPGKIQFKESETLSPGNSFSMFDTPYCKVGLGICYDIRFAELAQIYGQNGCQLLIYPGAFNLTTGPAHWELLQRGRAVDNQVYVATISPARDEKASYVAWGHSTVVNPWGEVIAKAGAEETVIYTDIDLKKLAEIRQQIPILSQKRCDLYGIEMKK; from the exons ATGCAGCCGGCGCGCGGAGCCATGGCCC ACTTCCGCCTGGCACTTATTCAGCTTCATGTATCTGCTGTTAAATCAGACAACATTCAACGAGCCTGTGGACTGGTAAGAGAAGCATCGGCTAAAGGAGCAAAAGTCGTGGCTCTACCT gaatgttttaattctcCATACGGAACCCAATACTTTAAAGAATATGCAGAGAAGATTCCTGGAGAATCGACACAAAAGCTCTCAGAAGTTGCCAAGGAGTGCAGCATATATCTTGTTGGAG GATCCATTCCCGAAGAGGATGGTGGAAAGCTGTATAATACATGTACTGTCTTTGGACCTGATGGTGCTATGTTGGCAAAGCATAGGAAG ATTCATTTGTTTGACATTGATATTCCTGGGAAGATACAGTTCAAAGAGTCTGAAACACTGAGTCCAGGAAATAGTTTCTCCATGTTTGATACCC CATACTGTAAAGTGGGCCTGGGCATCTGCTATGACATCAGATTTGCTGAGCTGGCTCAAATCTATGGACAGAACG gTTGCCAGCTGCTGATATATCCAGGGGCTTTTAATCTGACAACAGGACCGGCTCACTGGGAATTGCTACAAAGGGGACG AGCTGTCGATAATCAAGTCTACGTAGCTACTATATCTCCAGCTAGAGATGAAAAAGCATCCTATGTTGCCTGGGGACACAGCACTGTAGTAAATCCATG GGGTGAAGTCATAGCCAAAGCCGGGGCTGAGGAAACAGTTATATACACAGATATAG ATCTGAAGAAACTTGCAGAAATCCGTCAACAAATCCCTATATTAAGCCAGAAGCGCTGTGATCTCTACGGCATAGAGATGAAAAAGTGA
- the NIT2 gene encoding omega-amidase NIT2 isoform X3 → MCSPTAQDFRLALIQLHVSAVKSDNIQRACGLVREASAKGAKVVALPECFNSPYGTQYFKEYAEKIPGESTQKLSEVAKECSIYLVGGSIPEEDGGKLYNTCTVFGPDGAMLAKHRKIHLFDIDIPGKIQFKESETLSPGNSFSMFDTPYCKVGLGICYDIRFAELAQIYGQNGCQLLIYPGAFNLTTGPAHWELLQRGRAVDNQVYVATISPARDEKASYVAWGHSTVVNPWGEVIAKAGAEETVIYTDIDLKKLAEIRQQIPILSQKRCDLYGIEMKK, encoded by the exons ATGTGCTCTCCTACAGCCCAAG ACTTCCGCCTGGCACTTATTCAGCTTCATGTATCTGCTGTTAAATCAGACAACATTCAACGAGCCTGTGGACTGGTAAGAGAAGCATCGGCTAAAGGAGCAAAAGTCGTGGCTCTACCT gaatgttttaattctcCATACGGAACCCAATACTTTAAAGAATATGCAGAGAAGATTCCTGGAGAATCGACACAAAAGCTCTCAGAAGTTGCCAAGGAGTGCAGCATATATCTTGTTGGAG GATCCATTCCCGAAGAGGATGGTGGAAAGCTGTATAATACATGTACTGTCTTTGGACCTGATGGTGCTATGTTGGCAAAGCATAGGAAG ATTCATTTGTTTGACATTGATATTCCTGGGAAGATACAGTTCAAAGAGTCTGAAACACTGAGTCCAGGAAATAGTTTCTCCATGTTTGATACCC CATACTGTAAAGTGGGCCTGGGCATCTGCTATGACATCAGATTTGCTGAGCTGGCTCAAATCTATGGACAGAACG gTTGCCAGCTGCTGATATATCCAGGGGCTTTTAATCTGACAACAGGACCGGCTCACTGGGAATTGCTACAAAGGGGACG AGCTGTCGATAATCAAGTCTACGTAGCTACTATATCTCCAGCTAGAGATGAAAAAGCATCCTATGTTGCCTGGGGACACAGCACTGTAGTAAATCCATG GGGTGAAGTCATAGCCAAAGCCGGGGCTGAGGAAACAGTTATATACACAGATATAG ATCTGAAGAAACTTGCAGAAATCCGTCAACAAATCCCTATATTAAGCCAGAAGCGCTGTGATCTCTACGGCATAGAGATGAAAAAGTGA
- the NIT2 gene encoding omega-amidase NIT2 isoform X1, translating into MAMYGSQVTSLHLNVFPVLGDFFQSHTNCKTSWKLFVYILLIYFRLALIQLHVSAVKSDNIQRACGLVREASAKGAKVVALPECFNSPYGTQYFKEYAEKIPGESTQKLSEVAKECSIYLVGGSIPEEDGGKLYNTCTVFGPDGAMLAKHRKIHLFDIDIPGKIQFKESETLSPGNSFSMFDTPYCKVGLGICYDIRFAELAQIYGQNGCQLLIYPGAFNLTTGPAHWELLQRGRAVDNQVYVATISPARDEKASYVAWGHSTVVNPWGEVIAKAGAEETVIYTDIDLKKLAEIRQQIPILSQKRCDLYGIEMKK; encoded by the exons ATGGCCATGTATGGTTCCCAGGTAACAAGCCTGCATTTGAATGTTTTCCCTGTGTTAGGAGACTTTTTCCAGAGTCATACCAACTGCAAAACGAGTTGGAAGTTGTTTGTGTATATATTGTTAATAT ACTTCCGCCTGGCACTTATTCAGCTTCATGTATCTGCTGTTAAATCAGACAACATTCAACGAGCCTGTGGACTGGTAAGAGAAGCATCGGCTAAAGGAGCAAAAGTCGTGGCTCTACCT gaatgttttaattctcCATACGGAACCCAATACTTTAAAGAATATGCAGAGAAGATTCCTGGAGAATCGACACAAAAGCTCTCAGAAGTTGCCAAGGAGTGCAGCATATATCTTGTTGGAG GATCCATTCCCGAAGAGGATGGTGGAAAGCTGTATAATACATGTACTGTCTTTGGACCTGATGGTGCTATGTTGGCAAAGCATAGGAAG ATTCATTTGTTTGACATTGATATTCCTGGGAAGATACAGTTCAAAGAGTCTGAAACACTGAGTCCAGGAAATAGTTTCTCCATGTTTGATACCC CATACTGTAAAGTGGGCCTGGGCATCTGCTATGACATCAGATTTGCTGAGCTGGCTCAAATCTATGGACAGAACG gTTGCCAGCTGCTGATATATCCAGGGGCTTTTAATCTGACAACAGGACCGGCTCACTGGGAATTGCTACAAAGGGGACG AGCTGTCGATAATCAAGTCTACGTAGCTACTATATCTCCAGCTAGAGATGAAAAAGCATCCTATGTTGCCTGGGGACACAGCACTGTAGTAAATCCATG GGGTGAAGTCATAGCCAAAGCCGGGGCTGAGGAAACAGTTATATACACAGATATAG ATCTGAAGAAACTTGCAGAAATCCGTCAACAAATCCCTATATTAAGCCAGAAGCGCTGTGATCTCTACGGCATAGAGATGAAAAAGTGA